From the Calditrichota bacterium genome, one window contains:
- a CDS encoding FAD-dependent oxidoreductase, translated as EIDVNRIQKLGVALHLNTPVDRPLFERLQRDFDFLYLSVGAQAGKPLRIPGEELEGVQDALAFLSRVRKGEAVSLGQRVLVIGGGNTAIDAARTARRLVGQNGDVTLLYRRTRHEMPADADEIREALLEGVRLLELAAPVAIRREDDHLVVTCQKMALGEPDDSGRRRPVPVENSEFLLEADAVIPAIGQEMALDFLNPEDLKADPVTHETAIPRLYIGGDAFRGPSSLILSIADGKEAAAHILKAAGKDEPSRTVHPKKELTLAEFQKKAARREWAVHPKELPPAERLNFRLVSEPFTPEDARKEASRCLLCDEICNVCVGVCPNRANLSYTIQPVAFNLQKISFKTGKLKLEPDGTFRVDQRFQVLNIADWCNECGNCTTFCPTSGAPYRDKPKLCLSEASFREEPEAYRLEKRGEWPSIVYKKNGRRVQLTREADRYVYETGVAVVWLNRKNFSILQVEMTKPAGEIHLQQAAAMRIILDNLGKSYLMNVTY; from the coding sequence GAGATCGACGTGAACCGGATTCAAAAATTGGGCGTTGCCCTTCATTTGAACACGCCGGTGGATCGGCCTCTGTTTGAACGTCTGCAGCGCGATTTTGATTTTCTTTACCTTTCTGTTGGCGCTCAGGCCGGAAAACCGCTGCGTATTCCGGGAGAAGAGCTGGAAGGGGTTCAGGACGCTCTGGCGTTTCTTTCGCGCGTGCGAAAAGGGGAAGCGGTTTCTTTGGGGCAGAGGGTGCTGGTAATTGGCGGCGGGAACACCGCAATCGATGCGGCGCGCACGGCGCGGCGGCTGGTTGGGCAGAATGGGGACGTTACGCTGTTGTACCGCCGTACCCGGCACGAAATGCCCGCCGATGCGGACGAAATTCGCGAGGCGCTTTTGGAAGGTGTACGCCTGTTGGAACTGGCCGCACCGGTGGCAATCCGGCGGGAGGATGACCATCTCGTCGTCACCTGTCAGAAAATGGCGCTTGGGGAACCGGACGACTCGGGGCGCAGGCGGCCCGTTCCGGTTGAGAATTCGGAATTCCTGCTTGAAGCCGATGCGGTCATTCCGGCTATCGGTCAGGAAATGGCGCTCGATTTTCTGAATCCCGAGGATCTGAAAGCCGATCCCGTGACGCACGAAACAGCCATTCCCCGGCTTTACATTGGCGGCGACGCATTTCGCGGGCCGTCCAGCTTGATTTTGTCCATCGCTGACGGGAAAGAAGCGGCAGCGCACATACTGAAAGCGGCTGGGAAAGACGAACCGTCTCGGACGGTTCATCCCAAAAAAGAACTGACGCTGGCGGAGTTTCAGAAAAAAGCCGCCCGCCGGGAATGGGCCGTTCACCCCAAAGAATTACCGCCGGCCGAGCGCTTGAATTTCCGTCTGGTCAGTGAGCCTTTTACACCAGAAGACGCGCGAAAAGAAGCCAGCCGCTGTTTGCTGTGCGATGAAATCTGCAACGTCTGTGTGGGAGTCTGTCCCAATCGGGCGAACCTGTCGTACACCATTCAGCCGGTGGCGTTTAATCTCCAGAAAATTTCTTTTAAAACCGGGAAGCTGAAACTGGAGCCGGACGGAACGTTTCGCGTAGACCAGCGGTTCCAGGTTTTGAACATAGCCGATTGGTGCAATGAGTGCGGCAATTGCACGACCTTTTGTCCCACCAGCGGTGCTCCGTACCGGGACAAACCCAAGCTGTGTCTCTCGGAAGCTAGTTTTCGTGAGGAACCGGAGGCCTACCGGCTGGAGAAAAGGGGGGAATGGCCAAGTATTGTGTACAAGAAAAATGGCCGGCGTGTGCAGCTCACCCGGGAGGCCGATCGGTACGTGTATGAAACAGGCGTGGCCGTAGTCTGGCTCAATCGGAAGAATTTTTCGATCCTTCAGGTGGAAATGACCAAGCCTGCCGGGGAAATCCACCTGCAGCAGGCGGCTGCCATGCGGATTATTCTGGATAATCTGGGGAAGTCGTATTTGATGAATGTGACCTATTAG
- a CDS encoding diaminopropionate ammonia-lyase: MCQFAFNPYRKETPHWGEAYAFLNATDVWDFHRSLPGYAPTPVVELPRIARELGLGAVFVKDESRRFGIKAFKALGASYAIYRFLKQKWEEKFSTPFTPELFKDPAALRKLGTFTFAAATDGNHGRAVAWTARNLRQKAVIYMPADSAPARVKAIESEGARVVLVDGTFDDCVERCARDAEENDWQVVSDTAYPGYMDLPRFILLGYTTLFREMEDSLHPPGSPEIDFVLLPAGVGGLAAAGTSYYVRRYGKNRPTLICVEPESAACFLDSVRFGHGEAVATTGALDSIMAGLNCGVPSPVTWPIIRDGMDFFLAIPDHYAEQAMRLYAREGVVSGESGASGLAGLLALTTSPALQEAVRQLGLGPDSRVLLINTEGDTDPESYRRIVSIGIEHY; the protein is encoded by the coding sequence ATGTGCCAATTTGCTTTCAATCCCTATCGGAAGGAAACCCCCCACTGGGGGGAAGCGTACGCTTTTTTGAACGCCACCGATGTGTGGGATTTTCACCGGTCCCTGCCGGGGTACGCTCCGACGCCGGTGGTGGAACTGCCCCGGATTGCCCGGGAATTGGGACTGGGGGCGGTATTTGTTAAGGATGAATCCCGGCGATTTGGCATCAAGGCCTTCAAGGCCCTGGGAGCCAGCTACGCGATTTACCGGTTTCTGAAGCAGAAATGGGAGGAAAAATTCTCAACACCCTTTACTCCCGAGTTATTCAAGGATCCGGCTGCACTTCGGAAGCTGGGAACGTTTACCTTTGCGGCCGCCACCGACGGCAATCACGGGAGGGCCGTGGCCTGGACGGCGCGAAATCTCCGGCAAAAAGCGGTCATCTACATGCCGGCCGATTCTGCTCCGGCACGTGTGAAGGCTATTGAATCAGAGGGAGCTCGCGTGGTGCTGGTGGACGGCACATTTGACGATTGTGTGGAGCGGTGTGCCCGGGATGCGGAAGAAAATGACTGGCAGGTCGTATCGGACACGGCCTATCCCGGCTACATGGATTTACCCCGGTTTATTCTGCTGGGGTACACCACGCTCTTTCGTGAAATGGAAGATTCCCTCCATCCGCCCGGAAGCCCCGAAATCGATTTTGTGCTTCTTCCGGCCGGAGTGGGGGGATTGGCTGCAGCCGGCACCAGCTACTACGTGCGTCGCTACGGGAAAAATCGCCCCACGCTCATTTGCGTGGAACCCGAATCGGCCGCCTGTTTTCTGGATTCCGTTCGGTTTGGCCACGGGGAAGCGGTGGCCACCACAGGCGCACTGGATTCCATTATGGCGGGACTCAATTGCGGGGTTCCTTCGCCGGTGACCTGGCCGATTATCCGCGACGGAATGGATTTCTTCTTGGCCATTCCGGATCACTACGCGGAACAGGCCATGCGATTGTACGCCCGGGAAGGCGTGGTGTCCGGGGAATCGGGAGCCTCCGGCCTGGCGGGTTTACTGGCGCTGACCACCAGCCCGGCCTTACAGGAAGCTGTCCGGCAATTGGGACTGGGACCCGATTCCCGTGTGCTGCTCATTAACACAGAAGGCGACACGGATCCGGAGAGCTATCGGAGGATTGTTTCGATCGGAATTGAACATTATTAA